In a single window of the Lates calcarifer isolate ASB-BC8 linkage group LG1, TLL_Latcal_v3, whole genome shotgun sequence genome:
- the LOC108902444 gene encoding gamma-crystallin S-1 — translation MMGKIIFYEDRNFGGRHYECMSDCADLHSMFDRCRSIRVESGMFMIYDRPGYMGNQYFMKRGEYSDYLSMTGMNDCVRSCRMIPVHSGAFRMRLYEHFDMGGTMMELTDDCPNLMDRFRMINFNSCNVDGHWLLYEHPHYRGRHYYLRPGQYRSFSDWHGNSSRISSIRRLMDL, via the exons ATGATGGGAAAg ATCATCTTCTACGAGGACAGGAACTTTGGAGGCCGTCACTATGAGTGCATGAGCGACTGCGCTGACCTGCACTCCATGTTTGACCGCTGCCGCTCTATCCGGGTGGAGAGCGGCATGTTTATGATCTATGACCGTCCAGGCTACATGGGAAACCAGTACTTCATGAAGAGGGGAGAGTATTCTGACTACCTGAGCATGACAGGCATGAATGACTGTGTCAGGTCCTGTCGCATGATCCCTGTG CACAGTGGCGCCTTCAGGATGAGGCTGTATGAGCATTTTGACATGGGAGGTACGATGATGGAGCTGACGGACGACTGCCCCAACCTTATGGACCGTTTCCGAATGATCAACTTCAACTCCTGCAACGTGGACGGACACTGGCTGCTGTACGAGCACCCTCACTACAGGGGACGTCACTATTACCTGAGGCCCGGCCAATACAGGAGCTTTAGTGACTGGCACGGCAACAGCTCCAGGATCAGCTCCATCAGGCGTCTCATGGATCTCTAA